One window of the Colletotrichum destructivum chromosome 6, complete sequence genome contains the following:
- a CDS encoding Putative PPM-type phosphatase-like domain, protein phosphatase PTC7, translated as MRRLPGPLLATSPFTARPAKVSRGPSWPPQLPSNTASLSTTTAPRTESSDGKPRAQPFRFETGVSLFAKRAPRPFPPPFLSPPSGSFSDPLSTHHRSRDRRARVNGEIILGQTNGDDAVFASDNFICANDGVGAWSTRPRGHAGLWSRLILHFWATAVQQDAATPRSQEIYRPDPVAYLQRAYEQTLKATSDPDWQGTTTASGAQLHYKTVDGSGEVPQVYVTNLGDCQVMILRPKHDKVVYKTKEQWHWFDCPRQLGTNSPDTPEKNAVVDVVELQVGDVVLAMSDGVIDNLWEHEIVSSIQASIQRWENGEGGADRSEGDRKGGANGGMKLAAEELVAAAKKIATDPFAESPFMEHAIEEGLASEGGKLDDISVVAALVRKQDT; from the exons ATGAGGAGGCTACCTGGGCCCTTGTTGGCGACATCACCGTTCACAGCGCGGCCTGCGAAAGTGTCTCGAGGCccgtcatggccgccgcaACTCCCATCTAATACCGCCTCTCTGTCGACCACTACGGCACCACGAACGGAGTCTTCCGACGGGAAACCACGAGCGCAACCCTTTCGGTTTGAGACAGGAGTCTCGCTCTTTGCCAAACGGGCCCCGCGACCTTTTCCGCCGCCgttcctctcccctccgtcGGGTTCCTTCTCCGATCCGCTCAGCACTCATCACCGAAGCCGCGATCGCCGCGCCAGAGTTAACGGAGAAATCATCCTGGGACAGACAAATGGGGATGATGCGGTGTTTGCTAGCGACAACTTCATCTGCGCCAACGACGGTGTCGGCGCTTGGTCGACACGTCCCCGGGGACATGCTGG TCTCTGGTCGCGCTTGATTCTTCACTTCTGGGCCACGGCTGTGCAACAGGATGCCGCTACTCCTCGTTCGCAGGAAATCTACAGACCCGATCCGGTAGCCTACCTCCAAAGGGCATACGAGCAAACTCTGAAAGCGACATCGGACCCCGACTGGCAAGGCACAACAACGGCAAGTGGAGCCCAGCTGCACTACAAAACCGTCGATGGAAGCGGAGAGGTTCCTCAGGTCTATGTGACCAACCTAGGCGACTGTCAAGTCATGATTCTGCGGCCTAAGCATGACAAGGTTGTCTACAAAACCAAGGAGCAGTGGCATTGGTTCGATTGTCCACGCCAGCTCGGCACCAACAGTCCCGACACGCCGGAGAAAAACGCAGTCGTTGATGTGGTGGAGCTTCAGGTTGGGGATGTAGTCTTGGCCATGTCAGACGGAGTCATCGACAATCTATGGGAGCATGAGATCGTCAGCAGTATCCAGGCCAGTATACAACGCTGGGAGaacggagaaggaggagcagatAGATCCGAAGGAGATCGGAAGGGGGGCGCAAACGGGGGCATgaagctcgccgccgaggaactGGTGGCTGCTGCAAAGAAGATTGCAACCGATCCTTTTGCGGAAAGCCCTTTCATGGAGCATGCTATAGAGGAGGGTCTGGCTAGTGAGGGGG GCAAGCTCGACGATATTAGCGTTGTTGCCGCTCTCGTGAGGAAGCAGGACACATGA
- a CDS encoding Putative rRNA-processing protein Fcf1/Utp23 produces the protein MRGKRSKQYRKLMNQYSLSWGFREPYQCLVDAEMVVDCHNFRYDLLAGLERTLHGKVKPMITQCEIRKLYLRKNEPDMNKIIDFAKTLERRRCGHLPEDYPEPLSTMDCMKAVVDPKGNLVNKHRYCVASQSVDVRRMLREIPGVPQIYIKRSVMILEPMATESVAIRTKEEKSKFRDGLVRPERKRKRGEDEDDDESGKEGKTVASGGQDKKSYKKKGPKGPNPLAVKKPKKATEGGAKQKTEPRLATGAGTGAGEGGGEGEGEGEGEGPAKKKRRRRQKNQTGDVESGAPATQGEATAERAAESS, from the exons ATGCGCGGAAAACGAAGCAAACAGTATCGGAAGTTGATGAACCAGTATTCTTTGAGCTGGGGATTCCGCGAACCGTATCAATGCCTGGTTGACGCCGAGATGGTGGTCGACTGCCACAACTTCAGATATGACCTGCTCGCCGGACTCGAGCGCACGTTGCACGGCAAGGTCAAGCCAA TGATCACACAATGCGAAATTCGCAAGTTGTATCTGCGCAAGAACGAGCCCGACATGAACAAGATTATCGACTTCGCCAAAACATTGGAGCGCAGACGGTGCGGTCATTTGCCCGAGGACTACCCCGAGCCCCTGAGCACGATGGATTGCATGAAGGCCGTTGTCGATCCCAAAGGAAACCTCGTCAATAAGCACCGCTACTGCGTTGCTAGCCAGTCAGTCGATGTGCGTCGAATGCTTCGCGAAATCCCCGGTGTACCGCAAATTTACATTAAGCGGTCGGTCATGATCCTCGAGCCCATGGCGACGGAGAGTGTTGCCATCAggaccaaggaggagaagagtAAATTTCGCGATGGGCTCGTCAGACCcgaaaggaagaggaagcgcggggaggatgaggacgatgatgagagcgggaaggaaggaaagacGGTCGCCAGTGGGGGCCAGGATAAGAAAAgctacaagaagaagggacCTAAGGGGCCGAACCCCTTGGCGGTCAAGAAGCCTAAGAAGGCCACGGAGGGTGGCGCGAAACAGAAGACCGAGCCGCGACTGGCAACAGGCGCAGGCacgggcgcgggcgagggcggcggcgagggcgagggcgagggcgagggcgagggacccgcgaagaagaagcgtAGGAGACGACAAAAGAATCAGACTGGCGACGTGGAGTCGGGCGCGCCGGCTACCCAAGGCGAGGCCACGGCAGAGCGGGCGGCGGAAAGCTCGTAA